The Dioscorea cayenensis subsp. rotundata cultivar TDr96_F1 chromosome 11, TDr96_F1_v2_PseudoChromosome.rev07_lg8_w22 25.fasta, whole genome shotgun sequence genomic interval GCCTCGAATTAAAGCTGTTACCGCTGATTGCACTAGTGTTTGTCACCGATTTAAAGCTATTGCTCCTGGTCGGGCCTGCACCTAAGGGATGGTTCGGCATGCCGGCTGTGACATTCCCCAGCATTGACCCACTTCTCGCTGGCCCTGTGTTATTCATCCTGGGTGTCAAGTTTCCAGGAGCACCAATGACATCAGCTGCTACATTCCCTATAACATTAGGTCCCCCAAGGGATTGCTGCGGCATTCCCCGGTTGTTGTTCATAATATCTTGCAGCATCTGTTGAATTACATGTTGCTGCAAATTTTGATTTGCCTGAGAGGACGGCATGTTATTCTGCTGGGGGAGACCAGTCAGTTGTGGCGGCTGCGGCTGcggctgctgctgttgctgagGCCCTGATAAACTGTTGACAGAAGGGTTCGATAGGATCGAAGTCATGGGGCCAGGGAATTGCACTTGCGGCGCCTGGGTAGGACCGCCCATGGAACATGACGCATCAGTCTGAATTGTGTTTTGGTTTGGATTTATGGAGTTCCTCAGCAAGTTCTGGTAGCTATTCAGTGATACGGCAGCCTGAGCATTGTTATTCAAGATTCGATTTCCAGAGTGGCAGTTGTTCAAATGCGTGGTTAGCCCCGGATGATTAGCCAAGATTTTGTTCAGGGCATTCTGATCAGCTGGAAGACATTGAGCATTCACAAGTTGTTCTATCTCTTGCATTTTTTGTGATTGGTGCTTAGCTGAAGCTTGCCGAGCATAATTCTTCAAACTTTCTGCAAAGCCAAATCATCAAGAATCAGAACCCATGGATTCTGTAACGATGTGATATCTCTATCAAAGATCAATGAATGCGGTTCGGAACAACCAAGTTTCAACGAAAGCAACATATAAAATAGTATATCAGACCAGTGTCTAATAaatattaagaattaaaaattcaTGATAAAATGGTACCTATTGGTCCAGTCTTGTGTTCTTGGCTAAATTCGATCAAGTCTTTCATGCTACTGACCACCTCAGCAATCTATGACAAATATAATCATAGCAATGATGAAAACCGCAAAGAAATGTTAAACATATGGAGGCCCTAACTAGATATTGATAGAAAATTTAATAGTGCCAGTACAATCACATGCCTGCAAACATCGCACATATCTTTTGGAAAATCCCAAGTCATTCAAAGACTGTAACTCAATGCTTCTTGCCAGCTGACGACCTGCTGTAACAAACCTGACAAATGCAAGTGAATGACATTAATGTAGGTTGGAAACACAGatttatataaacaacataGGTTAATAACCATGCCAAGTTCAAAGCAGAGACATAAATAGACAGTACATGAAGTGCATGCAAACATAAACCGTTTTAAAGCTTAACAAGtaaatcattcaatcaaaagcaTGGTGTACAGTTTTAGAGGAATACATTGAACACCACACCTACTTTTCCATTTACAACTACATATAGCACAGTACAAACAATCCTGAAAGCTTTTGATAAAATGTCATAGGTTATTGCCCTCATTCTCCAGCCTAAATTCCAACTTACGTGAAAATGCAGACCATGGCATAGGTCCTCAACCAAGATTAAAATATGAGATCAATTAGTTGTACACCAATGCATAGCCAAATAATCAATATGCAATCATAATACAATCTGAACTAACGCATATATTGATACAATTTCAAGTGTATCTGTACCAAATTGCCAGATAGCTACTGTCACTATTCACCTTAAAGGTCATGAGCAAATATAAAATTGGCTTACCTTGTTGCTgtactcaatgtaagaaaatagaCGGGCTTTAAAAGTATCATAGCATTATAGTAATGGGCTGACTTCTTTGAAAACCCATAACAATGCAATCATAGCTTCTAAAGAGATGCCTAAACATCCAATAAAATCATCCTGCCACAAGAAACTGCAATATCATTTTCAAAACTGAAATTATTTTCTAAccgcaataattttttaatatgcgCCATGCTGAAGGAtgatcaaaaatcattttaatcacCAAGTCTAGCCTTATACTGAGTAGAAGTCTTGTCAAGAAAGGTGTACTTAAGTGTTCAGTATCCCAATTGTGGAGTTGAGATCAGCAACACCACCTACTCATCACCAAGACCTATTGTAGCAAGGTGGCATGACATTTCTCACTTTTTCTATATAACACCCATCACTTCCTCAGAAATTACTAGTTTGTTTTACAACATTGGcattggcattaaaaaaaaatttaacaagcACAAGAATGACAAAAACTTCTATGATGGTGAAAACAGTATTTAGTCAGTTCACCCACATGTCGCAGCTAGCTTTTTGCATTTCTTGGGATGAAACCCCTGTAGATCCAGTTTCAGAAACTGTACTCTGAATTTTCTGTGCAACCTGCAACAGTTGATTAACCTGGAAAGTAAAACAGCATCCAGTCAGCTAAAACACAAGATtatcaagaataaaaataataactcagACTATACAAGGTCAAAGCTCAGAGCTTGCATTGGATGCAAAATAGAGTGCTCATTTGCAACTAAAACACTAGCTTTACCTAACGGTTGACTAACCTACGACAAACGACTAAATAGGAAATTTGGAAGACTCCCGAGCACATTCTCTTTATCATCAATTctatattaaaatcataatgCATAATCTAGCAGTCACCCTAAAGAAATGGCATAATAATCCAATATTTCTTATGGCACAGACTTTGACTTGGAAAGTACATAGCAATCCCAAAACCAAAAGCATGCCAAAGATTTATATATGAGATAAATGTGCAGCTATTTTCAAGTCTTAAATATACCATTGCACGGACAATTGCCTACTGAGCCAGCCAATatacatcaaataaaaataagttactCAAATCACAGCAGCCTTTAACCCAGacatgtttaataaaaaaaaccaaggcATAGTGCCCAGAGTTAAATTATCAAATAAGTCAGTGAACCATATTATTCATGTACATCTGGAATAAGGGTAGTGTTGCCTATGATAGAAAGTCAGCACATGAAAATACAGTCAGAAAAAGTACAATAAATCAGAAAGTTGACCACGATAAAGCTTTAACAAAAAATCCGACTAAGAGGCTAGCTTCGGCCTCTGTCCCTACAAAACACTTTGCTGAATCTACATAATTAATGTGAGAACATgcatgttgatatatatatatatatatatatatatatatgggcacAAAATGAGTTATAAATTGTGTTTACTGAAATACAAATccatatgaaataacaaaaatattcaaactaATAGGTCCAAAGGCATGCGTCAACATCCAAGTATTGTTTTCCAATATAGCAGAATACTAATATCAACTGTTAATTTGTTGCATTAGTTCATTAACAGCTGACCAAAATAATTTCTACAACAGGTAAAGTTAAGATATTTGATAAATTACAGACAACAACCTCTGATATTCCATAATAGGAAGGTGAATACAACCATAACTTCTTTTATATGAAAGTAATTAACATTCAGATATAATGGGGACACATGGccttttcactaaaaaaaaaaaaagcaaacaatgATAAGGTTAAACTGAATGGAAATTCACTTGCAGAAACACCAAAAAGATCAGTTTACATATTGATCATGTTTTTTAATCCCACATggcataaaagaaaattttgaagaagATCTAAGTTCATTGCCTATGCATATCTGCTAAGtatattcatcaacatagacATGAAAAATACACAAAACATATAATTCCTATCATATCACACAAATGGAAACTAGGTATACCTGAGGTGCAACCAATCTACGTGGAAGAAATTCCTCATGCCGACGAGCACAAAACTCCCATAATAATATCTGATAGAAAGGTCACAAAAGATCTCACTCTCATGAAAAACAGCAAAGATggacaaacaaaaaaatgaattaaataccTTAAGTTCTTGAGAGAATATGATCCGGAGTTGGCCCTCACGAACAACTCGTAGC includes:
- the LOC120271830 gene encoding probable transcriptional regulator SLK2, with the protein product MNRMVPNSAANSSGPSVGASSLVTDANSALSGGPQLQRSASINTESYTRLPASPMSFSSNNISGSPMDGSSLVQQSSHQEPMPKQGASSVTSQLTGQEHLGNLLHAQKKPRIDMRQDDVHQHVIQQLLQRQDSMQLQGHPSPQLQAMIQQQRLAQRQQQQQQLLQFLPQMQRAQIQQHQQQMRNTFQQQAFLEKQPIESGICARRLMQYIYHQRHCPQDDSILYWRKVVVQYFAPRARKRWCLSMYDNVGNHAALGAFPRSSTEAWQCGICGSKSGKGFEATFEVLPRLNQIKFDRGVLDELLFVDMPHEYRLPSGAMVLEYAKAVQETVYEQLRVVREGQLRIIFSQELKILLWEFCARRHEEFLPRRLVAPQVNQLLQVAQKIQSTVSETGSTGVSSQEMQKASCDMFVTAGRQLARSIELQSLNDLGFSKRYVRCLQIAEVVSSMKDLIEFSQEHKTGPIESLKNYARQASAKHQSQKMQEIEQLVNAQCLPADQNALNKILANHPGLTTHLNNCHSGNRILNNNAQAAVSLNSYQNLLRNSINPNQNTIQTDASCSMGGPTQAPQVQFPGPMTSILSNPSVNSLSGPQQQQQPQPQPPQLTGLPQQNNMPSSQANQNLQQHVIQQMLQDIMNNNRGMPQQSLGGPNVIGNVAADVIGAPGNLTPRMNNTGPARSGSMLGNVTAGMPNHPLGAGPTRSNSFKSVTNTSAISGNSFNSRQDLPQNLHLPELDHDIAQEFADNGIFNGEPTDMGYDWKM